The Methanobacterium sp. DNA segment CACCATATGGGCGTGAAAATGCTTTAGGTGGCTTATATATTGCAATAGCATTTTTAGATAGAGGTTTCAATGTTGATGTTCTTTTAATGGATGATGGAGTTTACGCTGCTTTGAATTGCCAAAATTCAGAAGAGTCTATAAATTATCCCAGTATCGGAGAATTGATGTATTCTGTGTTTCCAGAAGGCAAAATATTTGTTCATGCCGATTCTTTAATTCAGCGTGGTTTAGATGATTATGATTTAATTGAAATAACTGAACTTATAGAAGATAAATCACTTTATGATGTAATGCAGTCTAAAAGTAAATTGGTTAGGGTTTAGGAGGAGTTTTTTATGAAAATGGATGAAATTAAGTATGATGTTTTTGAAGATGGTGCACTTGTAAATAGTGTTTCAATTAAAAAGATTTTGCCGTGTATTGCAACTAAAGGTAGAATTAGGCTTACAATGCAGCTTGATTCAAAGCTAGATGGAGATGTTATATCAATCTTAGCTTCTAAGTATTCTCCAGGAAAAATTAGTTTAATTCCACGTAAAAATATCCTTACAATTTCAGATTTTGAAAGGATAATCACATTTTATCCAGATGGTAAAATCACCATGAACAATACAAGAGATCAAGAAGAAGCAATCAAGATAATAAGTAGAATTATGGAGAAAATCAATGAATCTTACTTGGAATCTCAAAGTGGCGGTCCGATAGGTGAAGATATGTCTCAAAAATTATCAAAAATTGGGCCTCTTGCAATTTATAATTGTTTACCAAAGACAAATTGCGAAGAATGTGGGGAAGCAACTTGTTTAGCTTTTGCAATGAAGTTACTTTCAGGAGAATCGACTCTTGAACAGTGTACTCCATTATCTGAAGCCAAAAATAAGGGTTGCGTGGATAGTTTAAGGGATTTACTTGGTGATCAGTTAATGAAAACTCTTGGCTGGAATGGATAGGGTATGAAAGATATATTATTACTTAAAAATTATCAAATATTATGTTTAATGGAGGGCTAAATTATGGCCGATATTTTACAAGAAATGGTAAACTACCTTACATACACTCTTTGGAGCTTAGACCCAAATTCAGCTATAGGTAGCGCGGTTAATTTCTTTATATATGATACAATAAAGATTTTAATCCTTCTAGCTGTCCTGATATTTATAATATCATTTGTTAGAACCTATATTTCGCCAGTTAAGGTGAGGCAGGTTGTTAGTGGTAGAAATGAGTATATAGGCAATGTTCTGGCCGCTCTTTTAGGTATTATAACTCCTTTTTGTTCTTGTTCTGCAGTACCTTTGTTTATAGGTTTTGTAGAAGCCGGAATCCCTTTGGGAGTTACATTTTCCTTTTTAATATCATCTCCGATGGTAAATGAAATAGCAATCATCTTACTTTTAGGGTTGGTCGGCTGGCAAATAACTGCATTGTACATTATTTCAGGGCTTATAATAGCCATAGTTGCAGGTATAATCATTGGAAGACTAAAACTTGAGGGCGAAGTTGAAAGCTATGTTTACGAAATGGTTGAAAAAATGGAGGCTGCAGGTGGTTCTGCAAATGTAATAGTTGAAATGACTATGAAAGAGCGTTTAAGAAATGGATGGGAAGACATGCTTGACATTTTAAGAAGAGTTACTCCTTATGTAGTTATAGCAATAGGTATAGGTGCAATAATACATGGATATGTTCCAGCTGAATTATTAATACAATATACTGGCCCTGGTAATCCTTTGGCAGTTCCTGCTGCTGTTCTTATTGGAGTGCCTTTATATTCAAATGCTGCAGGAATTATACCTTTGGTTGCAGTATTTATCGACAAAGGTATGGCTGTCGGTACTGCACTAGCATTTATGATGGCTGTAACTGCTTTGTCCTTGCCTGAAATGATAATCCTTAGAAAAGTGTTAAAACCAAAGCTTTTGGCAATATTCATCGGGATACTGGCGGTTTCTATCACATTTATTGGATATTTATTCAATTTCATAATAGGTTAAATTTATGATACAATAAAAAACTGAAAAAAGGTGACAATAATGAAAGTAGAAGTATATGGAACAGGTTGTGCTAATTGCAAAGCACTTGAAAAAAGTGTTAAAAAAGCAGTTAAAGAGTTAAATATGGATGTTGAAGTTGTTAAAATACAGGATATGGATAAAATATTGGAAGCAGGTTTAATTTCAATGCCTGGTTTGGCTGTTGATGGGGAAATAAAATCTATGGGCAGGCTTCCATCAGTAGATGAGATTAAGAAGTGGATACAAGAGAAGGTATAGTTTAATTCTTTTTAAATGGATTTAAACTATTTTTTTTTGAATGTCTTTAGAATCAATTAATTTTTAAATTAATTATATTAAATTTACTTCCTTTCAGCAGCATTTAGGAAATTTTTAATATTAAAGAAATGAAATGATTTAATAAGGAGTTTATTTTCCGAATTTTTCTTCGAATATTTTTACTAAATCTTCTGGTTCCTTTATCATGAACGTTTCATGCATTTTAGCGAGTTTTTTGACATGTTCCACATCTTCTTCACGTATTGAAATTTTTAAATCTTTTCCATCAGGAAGTTTGGTTATAGTAACACCTTCTTCGTAATCAGAAGGTAATATATAAATTGGAACATCTACCTTTTGGCCCATAATTGCAGCATTAGAAATTAAGGTGTCACCCATTCTCATGGATATCTTTGCAACTGTATTGGATGTAGCTGGTGCAATTAACATGAAATCATACTTACCCATCTGCATCTGCCCTGCTAAAAATGGTGCATTAGCATTAATTTCAACCCAAATGTTTTCA contains these protein-coding regions:
- a CDS encoding (Fe-S)-binding protein codes for the protein MKMDEIKYDVFEDGALVNSVSIKKILPCIATKGRIRLTMQLDSKLDGDVISILASKYSPGKISLIPRKNILTISDFERIITFYPDGKITMNNTRDQEEAIKIISRIMEKINESYLESQSGGPIGEDMSQKLSKIGPLAIYNCLPKTNCEECGEATCLAFAMKLLSGESTLEQCTPLSEAKNKGCVDSLRDLLGDQLMKTLGWNG
- a CDS encoding DsrE family protein; translated protein: MKSVLVIIDKAPYGRENALGGLYIAIAFLDRGFNVDVLLMDDGVYAALNCQNSEESINYPSIGELMYSVFPEGKIFVHADSLIQRGLDDYDLIEITELIEDKSLYDVMQSKSKLVRV
- a CDS encoding permease, which gives rise to MADILQEMVNYLTYTLWSLDPNSAIGSAVNFFIYDTIKILILLAVLIFIISFVRTYISPVKVRQVVSGRNEYIGNVLAALLGIITPFCSCSAVPLFIGFVEAGIPLGVTFSFLISSPMVNEIAIILLLGLVGWQITALYIISGLIIAIVAGIIIGRLKLEGEVESYVYEMVEKMEAAGGSANVIVEMTMKERLRNGWEDMLDILRRVTPYVVIAIGIGAIIHGYVPAELLIQYTGPGNPLAVPAAVLIGVPLYSNAAGIIPLVAVFIDKGMAVGTALAFMMAVTALSLPEMIILRKVLKPKLLAIFIGILAVSITFIGYLFNFIIG
- a CDS encoding thioredoxin family protein, translating into MKVEVYGTGCANCKALEKSVKKAVKELNMDVEVVKIQDMDKILEAGLISMPGLAVDGEIKSMGRLPSVDEIKKWIQEKV
- the afpA gene encoding archaeoflavoprotein AfpA, which produces MKKRKIAWGITGAGDKIEKTIEAMKKINEKYKDRVIIDIYISKAGDQVIKYYGIFSELENNFENIWVEINANAPFLAGQMQMGKYDFMLIAPATSNTVAKISMRMGDTLISNAAIMGQKVDVPIYILPSDYEEGVTITKLPDGKDLKISIREEDVEHVKKLAKMHETFMIKEPEDLVKIFEEKFGK